A region of Gemmatimonadota bacterium DNA encodes the following proteins:
- a CDS encoding sensor histidine kinase yields MESAMPLAAGSELADAVFQALITAGLAIFALVLWWRVRARWFVWWAAAWALYLLRLIAIIFFLATGDLTWLFWHQVVTGWVALAILWAALVFSRDLPWRNGYASLALIPVGWAWVAVNGLDRFLLVALPMVLLISGVTIWTGWVFWQHARRNNSSGARFVAVTFWLWGLHHLDYPFLRAKGAWQPWGYYLDILFELAVGIGFGLMVLSELATRLAVRTDELARLQGRVVGQYEGERRRLSRELHDETAQTLSAVKLEVGMLREGADPITSARLDHVLGLVDGGIRGIRRVINDLRPALLDDLGLVPAIRSLANDVAERSRLQISTKLDDALARIGPEAELALFRAAQEALANVVRHAEATHVTLTLTGIGRNLRLTVADDGRGFAVGSDIAAFERDGHLGLAGMRERITALGGTVQVSGASGVTVVVEVPVVST; encoded by the coding sequence ATGGAATCCGCCATGCCACTCGCTGCCGGCTCGGAACTCGCCGATGCCGTCTTCCAGGCGCTCATCACCGCGGGCCTCGCGATCTTCGCGCTGGTCCTCTGGTGGCGGGTGCGGGCCCGCTGGTTCGTCTGGTGGGCGGCCGCGTGGGCGCTGTACCTGCTGCGCCTCATCGCCATCATCTTCTTCCTCGCCACCGGCGACCTCACCTGGCTCTTCTGGCACCAGGTCGTCACGGGGTGGGTCGCCCTCGCCATCCTCTGGGCCGCGCTGGTCTTCTCCCGCGACCTGCCGTGGCGCAACGGGTACGCATCGCTCGCCCTGATCCCCGTCGGCTGGGCGTGGGTTGCGGTCAATGGCCTCGATCGGTTCCTGCTCGTGGCCCTCCCGATGGTCCTGCTCATTTCCGGCGTCACGATCTGGACCGGATGGGTCTTCTGGCAGCACGCCCGCCGCAACAACTCCAGCGGCGCCCGCTTCGTGGCGGTCACCTTCTGGCTCTGGGGCCTCCACCACCTCGACTATCCGTTCCTCCGCGCCAAGGGCGCGTGGCAGCCCTGGGGCTACTACCTCGACATCCTCTTCGAGTTGGCGGTCGGCATCGGCTTCGGCCTGATGGTCCTCTCCGAACTCGCCACGCGGCTCGCCGTCCGCACCGATGAGCTCGCGCGCCTGCAGGGCCGGGTCGTCGGCCAATACGAGGGCGAGCGCCGCCGACTCTCGCGCGAACTGCACGACGAAACCGCGCAGACCCTCTCGGCAGTGAAGCTCGAGGTCGGGATGCTCCGCGAGGGTGCCGACCCCATCACGAGTGCCCGACTCGACCATGTCCTCGGGCTGGTCGATGGCGGCATCCGCGGGATCCGGCGGGTCATCAACGACCTGCGCCCCGCCCTGCTCGACGACCTCGGCCTCGTCCCCGCGATCCGCTCGCTCGCGAATGACGTGGCCGAACGCAGCCGCCTGCAGATTTCCACCAAGCTCGACGACGCGCTGGCCCGGATCGGCCCCGAGGCCGAGCTGGCGCTCTTCCGCGCCGCACAGGAAGCGCTCGCGAACGTGGTGCGTCATGCCGAGGCGACCCACGTCACCCTCACGCTGACCGGTATTGGCCGCAACCTCCGCCTGACCGTGGCAGACGACGGCCGCGGCTTCGCGGTTGGCAGCGACATCGCCGCCTTCGAGCGCGACGGCCACCTCGGCCTCGCCGGGATGCGCGAGCGGATCACCGCCCTCGGCGGCACCGTGCAGGTGAGTGGCGCCAGCGGGGTGACGGTGGTGGTGGAAGTGCCCGTGGTGAGCACCTAG
- a CDS encoding response regulator transcription factor, which translates to MPEIRVAVVDDHAVVREGIRRVLEGEPGVVIVGEGANGDEALRLVAKEKPDVLVMDVAMPEKGGLQVAAELHRQGSRTKVLMLSMYDQPEYVLESVKSGARGYLLKDSPPAELRRAVRAVFNGEQFFPPAVAARLTDALRAPAPQPAATDVLTPREKEVLIGVAGGETNKEIAARLGISHRTVETHRESLMAKLDVRTVAGLTKLAMEEGLIAG; encoded by the coding sequence ATGCCCGAGATCCGAGTCGCCGTCGTCGACGACCACGCCGTGGTCCGCGAGGGCATCCGCCGTGTGCTCGAGGGCGAGCCGGGTGTGGTGATCGTCGGCGAGGGCGCCAATGGCGACGAGGCCCTGCGCCTGGTGGCGAAGGAGAAGCCCGATGTCCTGGTGATGGATGTGGCGATGCCGGAAAAGGGCGGCCTGCAGGTGGCCGCCGAGCTGCATCGCCAGGGGAGTCGCACGAAGGTGCTGATGCTCTCGATGTACGACCAGCCCGAGTACGTGCTCGAGAGCGTGAAGTCGGGGGCCCGCGGCTATCTGCTGAAGGATTCGCCGCCGGCCGAACTGCGCCGCGCGGTCCGGGCGGTGTTCAACGGCGAACAGTTCTTCCCGCCCGCCGTCGCGGCCCGCCTGACCGATGCCCTGCGCGCCCCGGCGCCGCAGCCCGCGGCCACCGATGTCCTCACGCCGCGCGAGAAGGAAGTGTTGATCGGCGTGGCCGGCGGCGAGACCAACAAGGAGATCGCCGCGCGGCTCGGCATCTCCCACCGGACCGTCGAGACGCACCGGGAGTCGCTGATGGCCAAGCTCGACGTCCGCACCGTGGCCGGCCTCACCAAGCTCGCCATGGAAGAGGGCCTCATCGCGGGCTGA
- a CDS encoding SGNH/GDSL hydrolase family protein has product MAKRLMLALAALGVVMSDAPLEAQDWAGLNRYRAANAELGLPKPGEQRVVFFGNSITEGWAPYFAAQFPGKPYVGRGISGQTTPQMLIRFRQDVVALKPAVVVILAGTNDIAGNTGPSTQAMIADNLMGMVEMAQANGIRVVLSSVLPVSDYPWKPGLEPGPKIVALNAWMREYAAARHETYLDYHSAMVNEKLGLNADLAADGVHPTAKGYGMMATLAEAAIARALRR; this is encoded by the coding sequence ATGGCGAAACGGCTGATGCTGGCGCTCGCAGCGCTGGGAGTGGTAATGAGCGATGCCCCGTTGGAGGCACAGGATTGGGCGGGGCTGAATCGCTATCGCGCGGCCAATGCGGAGCTCGGCCTTCCGAAGCCCGGTGAGCAGCGGGTGGTCTTCTTCGGCAACTCGATCACCGAGGGATGGGCGCCGTACTTCGCGGCGCAGTTCCCGGGGAAGCCGTACGTCGGCCGCGGCATCAGCGGGCAGACCACGCCGCAGATGCTGATCCGGTTTCGGCAGGATGTGGTGGCGCTCAAGCCGGCGGTGGTGGTGATCCTCGCGGGCACCAACGACATCGCCGGCAACACCGGGCCGTCGACGCAGGCGATGATCGCCGACAACCTGATGGGGATGGTGGAGATGGCCCAGGCGAACGGGATCCGGGTCGTCCTCTCCTCCGTTCTCCCGGTCTCCGACTATCCCTGGAAGCCGGGGCTTGAGCCGGGGCCGAAGATCGTCGCGCTCAACGCCTGGATGCGCGAGTACGCCGCCGCTCGCCACGAGACCTACCTCGACTACCACTCGGCGATGGTCAACGAGAAGCTTGGACTCAATGCCGATCTCGCGGCGGACGGCGTGCATCCGACGGCCAAGGGCTACGGGATGATGGCGACGTTGGCGGAGGCGGCGATCGCGAGGGCGTTGCGGCGGTAG
- a CDS encoding amidohydrolase yields the protein MRRLLPLCLLLAACSKKPAVPSTDLVLRNATVYTGDSLAPTATAVAVQGGKIVYVGDEAGVAKYIREGTETIDLAGRFVYPGFVDAHAHFTGIGQREQRLNLEGTSTKDAFLAKVEAAVAKAKPGEWVTGRGWIETFWTPPVFPTRHDLDKLAPNNPVVLTRADGHASVANSAALKLAGITGASVAPAGGAINLDPDGEPTGMLIDAAQGLLRDLVPDPTEEELERALELASERSVMLGWTALHDAHGSWPEVARMRKLFGEGRIKIRLYKTISGPGVAADSLIKLGPLPSEFDDHFTLRDIKLVMDGALGSRGAALLAPYTDDPSTTGLITTDTVAVRDMLQRALKAGVQVEIHAIGDRGNRLSLDLFEAAFNSVPVAERKIAEPRWRVEHAQIVAPSDLPRFKSLGLIASMQPSHAIGDLFFVPSRIGVARTSGAYAWESFLKMGVPVAGGTDAPVERGEPLIEFYAAVARKSLDGKDGPGWHPEEKVSRHEALRMFTWFPAFAAFQEDRSGTIAVGMRGDFTVFDKDIMTIPEPEILQATNVLTVVGGKIVFAKR from the coding sequence ATGCGTCGTCTCCTCCCGCTCTGCCTCCTCCTCGCCGCCTGCTCCAAGAAGCCGGCGGTCCCCTCCACCGACCTCGTGCTTCGCAATGCCACCGTCTACACCGGCGATTCGCTGGCGCCGACCGCGACGGCGGTGGCGGTGCAGGGCGGCAAGATCGTCTATGTCGGCGACGAGGCCGGGGTGGCGAAGTACATCCGCGAGGGGACCGAGACGATCGACCTCGCCGGGCGATTCGTCTATCCTGGCTTCGTCGACGCGCATGCGCACTTCACCGGGATCGGCCAGCGCGAGCAACGGCTGAACCTCGAAGGGACCTCGACCAAGGACGCCTTCCTCGCCAAGGTCGAGGCGGCGGTGGCCAAGGCCAAGCCGGGAGAGTGGGTCACCGGTCGCGGCTGGATCGAGACCTTCTGGACGCCGCCGGTCTTCCCGACGCGGCACGACCTCGACAAGCTCGCGCCGAACAATCCGGTGGTACTGACGCGCGCCGACGGCCACGCCTCGGTCGCCAACAGCGCGGCGCTCAAGCTGGCGGGGATCACGGGCGCGTCGGTCGCCCCGGCCGGTGGCGCGATCAACCTCGACCCCGATGGCGAGCCGACCGGGATGCTGATCGATGCGGCGCAGGGGCTGCTCCGCGACCTGGTGCCCGATCCGACCGAGGAGGAGCTCGAGCGCGCGCTCGAGCTCGCAAGCGAGCGGTCCGTGATGCTCGGCTGGACCGCCCTGCACGACGCGCACGGCTCGTGGCCGGAAGTGGCGCGGATGCGGAAGCTGTTCGGTGAGGGGCGGATCAAGATCCGGCTCTACAAGACCATCAGCGGCCCGGGTGTGGCCGCCGATTCGCTCATCAAGCTCGGGCCGCTTCCCTCCGAATTCGACGACCACTTCACGCTGCGCGACATCAAGTTGGTGATGGACGGCGCCCTCGGCTCACGCGGTGCGGCGTTGCTCGCCCCGTACACCGACGACCCGTCCACGACCGGACTGATCACCACCGACACCGTCGCCGTGCGCGACATGCTGCAGCGCGCCCTCAAGGCCGGCGTGCAGGTGGAGATCCACGCCATCGGCGACCGTGGCAACCGGCTCTCGCTCGACCTGTTCGAGGCGGCGTTCAACAGCGTGCCGGTGGCCGAGCGGAAGATCGCCGAGCCGCGGTGGCGGGTGGAGCACGCGCAGATCGTGGCACCGTCCGACCTGCCGCGCTTCAAGTCGCTCGGGTTGATCGCCTCGATGCAGCCGTCGCACGCGATCGGCGACCTCTTCTTCGTGCCGAGCCGGATCGGGGTGGCGCGCACGTCGGGGGCGTATGCCTGGGAGTCGTTCCTGAAGATGGGCGTCCCCGTCGCCGGCGGCACCGACGCGCCGGTCGAGCGCGGCGAGCCATTGATCGAGTTCTACGCCGCCGTGGCGCGGAAGTCGCTCGACGGCAAGGACGGCCCGGGCTGGCATCCGGAGGAGAAGGTCAGCCGTCATGAGGCGCTCAGGATGTTCACCTGGTTCCCGGCGTTTGCGGCGTTTCAGGAAGATCGGTCCGGGACGATCGCCGTCGGGATGCGCGGCGACTTCACGGTGTTCGACAAGGACATCATGACGATTCCCGAGCCCGAGATCCTGCAGGCGACGAATGTACTGACCGTCGTTGGCGGGAAGATCGTCTTCGCGAAGCGATGA
- a CDS encoding plasmid pRiA4b ORF-3 family protein, giving the protein MGFSARPRVRFGDGDVYQLRIELEGILPTVWRRVAVSGRASLQELHGIVQCAFDRDDEMSFGYRFLVDGVEYLDPEDGPRRGHAADAIALEQLGLLPGARVEHAVEHHGEGWRHVVSLEQVTPRLVGQRLPTCLGAGRAAPPEHCSGAPEYRRLLDALHDPHDPHARDWLPDDFDPAYVDVVAINAALAKLKRHRPAA; this is encoded by the coding sequence ATGGGATTCTCCGCCCGACCGCGCGTTCGCTTCGGCGATGGCGACGTCTACCAGCTCCGCATCGAATTGGAAGGGATCCTCCCTACGGTCTGGCGCCGCGTGGCGGTGTCGGGTCGTGCGTCGCTCCAGGAGCTGCACGGGATCGTCCAGTGCGCGTTCGACCGCGACGACGAGATGTCGTTCGGCTATCGCTTCCTGGTGGACGGCGTCGAGTACCTCGACCCCGAGGATGGTCCCCGGCGCGGCCATGCCGCCGATGCGATCGCCCTCGAGCAGCTCGGCCTCCTCCCCGGCGCCCGCGTCGAACACGCGGTGGAGCACCACGGCGAAGGATGGCGGCACGTGGTGTCGCTGGAACAGGTGACGCCGCGCCTTGTGGGCCAGCGGTTGCCAACCTGCCTCGGCGCGGGGCGTGCCGCCCCGCCGGAGCATTGCAGCGGGGCCCCCGAGTATCGGCGGCTGCTCGACGCGCTGCACGACCCGCATGACCCACACGCCCGCGACTGGCTGCCGGATGACTTCGATCCCGCGTACGTCGATGTCGTCGCCATCAATGCGGCGCTGGCGAAGTTGAAGCGGCATCGGCCGGCGGCCTAA
- a CDS encoding alpha-L-fucosidase has protein sequence MTIDRRHFLAASAAAIPALRGLQPRLTVAPSADRMAWWREARFGMFLHWGLYSILAGKWKEDDRWAEWIRHNAKIPIDEYDQLRARWNPTGFDPDQWAHMAQRAGMRYAVLTTKHHDGFCLFDSTATDFDVMQTPSTRDICRDLAPALRKRGIRVGWYHSIMDWHHPDYLPRRDWEAASRPASEAQFARYVTYLQAQVDELLTNYGAIDVLWFDGQWEATWTHQLALELEQRIRRRAPHIVINDRINGTGTPKGGRLGDFGTPENEVPATGTPERDWESCMTMNENWGFKAKDQNWKSPQKLVELLVETASKGGNLLLNVGPMADGRFPAPAIERLEAVGEWMAVNSSAVYGSWASRFATPVGFRSTTQARRCNLFLTSWPTGPMPLPGLRTMPRRVELLGAPGAAVRVVEQAGGLALVVPATAPAGLLPCVVLHFADDWQVIAPRG, from the coding sequence ATGACCATCGATCGACGGCACTTCCTCGCGGCGAGTGCCGCCGCCATCCCGGCGTTGCGCGGGCTGCAGCCGCGACTCACCGTGGCGCCGAGCGCCGACCGGATGGCGTGGTGGCGCGAGGCGCGCTTCGGGATGTTCCTGCATTGGGGGCTCTACTCGATCCTCGCCGGGAAGTGGAAGGAGGATGATCGGTGGGCCGAGTGGATCCGGCACAACGCGAAGATCCCGATCGACGAGTACGATCAGCTGCGGGCGCGCTGGAATCCGACCGGCTTCGATCCGGACCAGTGGGCGCACATGGCGCAGCGCGCCGGGATGCGCTACGCCGTGCTCACCACCAAGCATCACGACGGCTTCTGCCTCTTCGATTCGACGGCGACCGACTTCGACGTGATGCAGACGCCCTCGACGCGCGACATCTGCCGCGACCTCGCCCCCGCGCTGCGCAAGCGCGGCATCCGCGTGGGGTGGTATCACTCGATCATGGACTGGCATCACCCCGACTACCTGCCGCGGCGCGACTGGGAAGCGGCGAGCCGACCGGCGTCGGAGGCACAGTTCGCCCGCTACGTCACGTACTTGCAGGCGCAGGTCGACGAGTTGCTCACCAACTATGGCGCCATCGATGTGCTCTGGTTCGATGGCCAGTGGGAGGCGACCTGGACGCACCAGTTGGCGCTCGAGCTGGAGCAGCGGATTCGCCGGCGGGCACCGCATATCGTCATCAACGATCGGATCAACGGCACCGGGACGCCGAAGGGTGGCCGGCTTGGTGACTTCGGAACCCCCGAGAACGAGGTGCCGGCGACGGGGACGCCCGAGCGCGACTGGGAATCGTGCATGACGATGAACGAGAACTGGGGCTTCAAGGCGAAGGACCAGAACTGGAAGTCGCCGCAGAAGCTGGTGGAGTTGCTGGTGGAGACGGCCTCGAAGGGGGGCAACCTCCTGCTCAATGTCGGGCCGATGGCGGATGGTCGCTTTCCGGCACCGGCGATCGAGCGGCTCGAGGCGGTCGGCGAGTGGATGGCGGTGAACTCGTCGGCGGTCTACGGCAGCTGGGCGTCGCGCTTCGCCACGCCGGTCGGCTTCCGGTCGACGACGCAGGCACGCCGCTGCAACCTCTTCCTGACGAGCTGGCCGACCGGGCCGATGCCGCTCCCCGGCCTGCGCACGATGCCGAGGCGGGTGGAGTTGCTGGGCGCTCCCGGCGCCGCCGTGCGGGTGGTCGAGCAGGCGGGTGGGCTCGCGCTCGTGGTTCCCGCCACGGCGCCGGCGGGGTTGCTGCCATGCGTGGTGCTGCACTTCGCCGATGACTGGCAGGTGATCGCGCCGCGCGGCTGA
- a CDS encoding alkaline phosphatase family protein — MLLLTACAGGSRVDPTPVPAAGGGTVLLISLDGFRWDYLDRAVAPNLQALARGGVRAQWMTPAFPSLTFPNHYTMVTGLYPEHHGIVANTMRDAALGAFRISDTTAVRDARWWGGEPIWRTAQRQGKHAAAFFWPGSEAPIGGAMPWRSMAFNDTFPNAARVDSVLTWLSRPRGEAPSVVTLYYSDVDHAGHDFGPDAPQTDSAIARVDSMVGRLMAGLAAGKLTDRVNVIVVSDHGMIATSAERVIKLDDYISLADIDVVDWSPVGTIIPKPGKETAVYDALVRAHPRLKVYRKGEVPARLHFNNHARITPLVLVADPGWTIASTARLAARRPNAGGHGFDNAAREMGALFVASGPAFRQGVTVAPFENIHLYSLMAHILGVTPAPNDGSLDSVRTLLRGAPEQGASADRIRGHLITLASDAYEGRQPGTRGDTLATRYVQRAMASAGLSAGSADATWFQSVSLLGVTPGGTVRRWQDSATRSTFGASDLLLWTRGMDGPRRLDTGDVVFVGHGIVTADGRWDDYKGIDVRGKVVVLLGGVPQAATGVSLAPGEQQRTATARGAWAVAMIVNPAQWAQLSPAFRRETVRLAADTSVAGTLEILVHPDAATRFFGDGTALAAARSEAAQASFRPRALPGKVFVDYLPRRRAVVSPNVLGLLAGSDPTLRDEVVVVTAHWDHFGRNPTLTGDQIFNGAFDNAVGTASMLEMARVLAAGPRPKRSVLFVATTAEESGLLGATWYTRQPRFPLAKTVAAVNLDAGNPWGRTRDVIVLGGALSSLDSIFGAVAAAQGRRVTPDPYPEQGFYRRSDHFAFARVGIPAMFTATGMDFVGRPAGWGKALFDRYLAGTYHSPSDEVGGDWDLRGGAEDVDALAETVRRIANAAGRPTWNNQPETAAFRAAQAAQRKTP; from the coding sequence GTGCTCCTGCTGACTGCCTGTGCGGGCGGTTCGCGCGTCGACCCCACCCCGGTGCCAGCGGCTGGGGGCGGCACGGTGCTGCTGATCTCGCTCGACGGCTTCCGCTGGGACTATCTCGATCGGGCGGTGGCACCGAATCTCCAGGCACTGGCGCGCGGCGGCGTTCGCGCGCAGTGGATGACTCCCGCCTTTCCGTCGCTGACCTTTCCCAATCACTACACGATGGTCACCGGGCTCTATCCGGAGCACCATGGGATCGTCGCCAACACCATGCGCGACGCCGCGCTGGGGGCGTTCCGGATCTCCGACACGACCGCGGTCCGCGACGCCCGCTGGTGGGGCGGCGAACCGATCTGGCGCACGGCGCAACGGCAGGGGAAGCATGCGGCGGCCTTCTTCTGGCCAGGTTCGGAGGCGCCGATCGGGGGCGCGATGCCGTGGCGTTCCATGGCGTTCAACGACACCTTCCCGAACGCCGCCCGCGTCGACTCCGTGCTCACCTGGTTGTCGCGGCCACGGGGTGAAGCCCCGTCGGTGGTGACGCTCTACTACAGCGACGTCGACCACGCGGGGCATGACTTCGGCCCCGACGCGCCCCAGACCGATTCGGCGATCGCGCGCGTCGACTCGATGGTCGGTCGACTGATGGCCGGGCTTGCCGCAGGCAAGTTGACCGACCGGGTGAACGTGATCGTCGTCAGTGATCACGGCATGATTGCGACCTCTGCTGAGCGGGTCATCAAGCTCGACGACTACATCTCCCTCGCCGACATCGACGTGGTGGACTGGTCGCCGGTGGGAACGATCATCCCGAAGCCGGGCAAGGAGACGGCCGTCTACGACGCGCTCGTCCGAGCACATCCCCGGCTCAAGGTCTATCGCAAGGGAGAGGTGCCCGCGCGCCTCCACTTCAACAATCACGCGCGGATCACGCCGCTCGTGCTGGTGGCCGATCCGGGCTGGACCATCGCCTCGACGGCGCGGCTCGCGGCGCGGCGCCCGAACGCCGGTGGCCACGGCTTCGACAACGCGGCGCGCGAGATGGGCGCACTCTTCGTGGCGTCGGGGCCGGCGTTTCGGCAGGGCGTAACGGTCGCGCCGTTCGAGAACATCCATCTCTACAGCCTGATGGCGCACATCCTCGGGGTCACGCCGGCACCGAACGACGGCTCGCTCGACAGTGTGCGCACGCTGTTGCGCGGCGCACCGGAGCAGGGGGCCTCGGCGGATCGGATTCGCGGTCACCTGATCACATTGGCCTCCGACGCGTACGAAGGCCGGCAGCCCGGCACCCGTGGCGACACCCTGGCCACGCGCTACGTGCAGCGTGCGATGGCGTCGGCGGGACTCTCGGCGGGCAGCGCGGATGCGACGTGGTTCCAGTCGGTGTCACTCCTTGGCGTCACACCAGGCGGGACGGTGCGTCGCTGGCAGGACAGCGCGACGCGCTCGACCTTCGGCGCGAGCGACCTCCTGCTCTGGACACGTGGCATGGATGGCCCGCGTCGACTCGACACGGGGGACGTGGTGTTCGTGGGCCATGGCATCGTCACCGCCGACGGACGCTGGGACGACTACAAGGGCATCGATGTGCGCGGGAAGGTGGTGGTGCTGTTGGGGGGTGTGCCGCAGGCCGCGACGGGGGTGTCGCTCGCGCCTGGGGAACAGCAGCGCACGGCGACCGCGCGCGGTGCGTGGGCCGTGGCGATGATCGTGAATCCCGCCCAGTGGGCCCAGCTCAGCCCCGCCTTCCGCCGCGAGACCGTTCGCCTCGCTGCCGACACCAGTGTGGCTGGGACACTCGAAATCCTCGTGCATCCGGATGCGGCGACACGCTTCTTCGGCGACGGCACGGCGCTCGCCGCCGCCCGCAGCGAGGCCGCGCAGGCGAGCTTCCGGCCGCGCGCATTGCCGGGCAAGGTCTTCGTCGACTATCTGCCGCGTCGCCGGGCGGTCGTGTCGCCCAATGTCCTCGGCCTGCTCGCGGGCAGCGACCCCACACTGCGCGATGAGGTGGTCGTGGTCACGGCCCACTGGGATCACTTCGGTCGCAATCCGACGCTGACCGGCGACCAGATCTTCAACGGCGCATTCGACAACGCTGTGGGCACGGCGAGCATGCTGGAAATGGCCCGGGTGCTCGCGGCGGGCCCGCGACCAAAGCGCAGTGTGCTCTTCGTGGCGACCACCGCCGAGGAGTCCGGCCTGCTCGGCGCCACGTGGTACACGCGCCAACCGCGCTTCCCACTGGCCAAGACCGTGGCCGCGGTCAACCTCGATGCCGGCAATCCCTGGGGTCGCACCCGCGACGTCATTGTGCTCGGCGGGGCGCTGTCGTCGCTCGACAGCATCTTTGGGGCGGTGGCGGCGGCACAGGGTCGACGCGTGACGCCCGATCCGTATCCGGAGCAGGGCTTCTATCGACGCTCCGATCACTTTGCCTTCGCGCGTGTCGGCATCCCCGCGATGTTCACCGCCACGGGGATGGATTTCGTCGGTCGCCCGGCCGGGTGGGGAAAGGCGCTGTTCGATCGCTACCTCGCCGGCACGTACCACTCACCAAGTGACGAGGTTGGCGGTGACTGGGACCTCCGCGGCGGCGCCGAGGATGTTGATGCCCTGGCCGAGACCGTGCGCCGCATTGCCAACGCAGCGGGTCGGCCCACGTGGAACAATCAGCCGGAAACCGCCGCCTTCCGCGCGGCGCAGGCTGCACAGAGGAAGACTCCATGA